The proteins below are encoded in one region of Sulfolobus sp. A20:
- a CDS encoding SCP2 sterol-binding domain-containing protein, which yields MDLKNKIYSLFENIDVSLLEDIPKKGIRIGIKFGDNFIGIIVEKSRISFSDSMDKLDNEIITDENSFNEFLEGRKSLVDLLLEGKIYISGKLSNLLKLVNVLSSKSINLGFESGLCKTLKAVFEGICNKNDEIIKQIKNFNASFQFSDFQDNECCLIINEGKFNVLEGRCKVKPNAIISAEKEVWYKIFTGEESVGTIAMNGEAKIEGNLIQAFKLKTIIDKIF from the coding sequence ATGGATCTAAAAAATAAAATCTATTCTCTCTTTGAAAATATAGACGTGAGCTTATTGGAAGACATTCCTAAAAAGGGAATAAGAATAGGGATAAAGTTTGGAGACAACTTTATTGGGATTATCGTAGAAAAGTCAAGAATAAGTTTCTCAGATAGCATGGACAAGCTAGATAATGAGATTATTACAGATGAGAACAGTTTTAATGAATTTCTAGAAGGAAGAAAGTCATTAGTTGATCTTTTATTAGAAGGAAAGATATACATTAGTGGAAAGTTAAGTAACTTATTGAAGTTAGTTAACGTCTTAAGTTCTAAATCAATAAACTTGGGATTTGAGTCTGGTCTCTGTAAAACCTTAAAGGCAGTCTTTGAGGGTATATGTAACAAAAATGATGAAATTATAAAACAAATAAAGAACTTTAATGCCTCATTTCAATTTAGCGATTTTCAAGATAACGAGTGTTGCCTAATTATAAATGAAGGAAAGTTTAACGTATTAGAAGGTAGGTGCAAGGTTAAGCCTAATGCAATAATATCAGCTGAAAAAGAGGTATGGTATAAAATATTTACCGGGGAGGAAAGTGTAGGAACTATTGCAATGAATGGAGAAGCTAAAATAGAAGGGAATTTAATTCAAGCGTTTAAGTTAAAAACAATAATAGATAAAATATTTTAA
- a CDS encoding mandelate racemase/muconate lactonizing enzyme family protein has translation MKINDIKIYKVKLPLKEPVQFSWEPTINNHFEFSLVIVEGEGVKGYSATQFTAQTDVAVKGLMPTLKNLDIEDFITNDRILELGSWFFGRVGPIEVALWDLIAKKENLPLYRLFRGNRKEVKIYASTGRLMKSNELINLMKKYYELGIDLVKIRFHRPRIEDDFDIIKQIRREFGNSIKIAVDANQAWSFVPPFWNRYDALKVAKELERYEVEWLEEPLFKDDIEGYAWLRRNTNIKIAGNELEYNFSKFKQFIDNKALDIIQADAIYSNGFNECVKIALLSQINNLLFLPHAWDPGLGWLANLHLVASLPENLTPYLETPLDPSWWFDEIIQFGFKDKINIENGYVKVPEKGGLGVELDLEKIKNFIV, from the coding sequence ATGAAAATAAATGATATTAAAATATACAAAGTAAAATTACCACTTAAGGAACCAGTACAATTCTCATGGGAACCTACAATTAATAATCACTTCGAGTTTTCCCTAGTAATAGTTGAGGGAGAAGGCGTTAAAGGATATTCTGCAACTCAGTTCACGGCTCAGACTGATGTAGCAGTTAAGGGACTAATGCCTACACTAAAAAACTTAGATATTGAGGACTTCATAACAAATGATAGAATCTTAGAGTTGGGGAGTTGGTTTTTTGGTAGAGTTGGACCGATAGAAGTTGCGTTATGGGACTTAATAGCCAAAAAGGAGAACCTACCACTATATAGATTGTTCAGAGGTAACAGGAAAGAAGTAAAAATATACGCTAGTACAGGTAGATTAATGAAATCCAATGAGTTAATTAATTTAATGAAGAAATATTATGAGTTAGGGATTGACCTAGTTAAAATTAGATTTCATAGACCAAGAATAGAAGATGATTTTGACATCATAAAACAGATTAGGAGGGAATTTGGAAATTCAATAAAGATTGCAGTTGATGCGAATCAAGCTTGGTCATTTGTTCCACCATTTTGGAACAGATATGATGCCTTAAAGGTCGCTAAAGAATTAGAGAGGTATGAGGTTGAGTGGTTAGAGGAACCTCTCTTCAAAGACGATATAGAAGGCTATGCTTGGCTAAGAAGGAACACTAATATAAAAATAGCAGGCAATGAATTGGAATATAATTTTTCAAAATTTAAGCAATTTATTGATAATAAGGCATTAGATATAATTCAAGCAGATGCCATTTATTCCAACGGTTTCAATGAATGTGTAAAGATAGCCTTGCTTAGCCAAATCAATAATCTTTTGTTTCTCCCTCACGCTTGGGATCCAGGCTTAGGCTGGTTAGCTAACTTACATTTAGTCGCCAGTTTACCAGAAAATCTCACACCATATTTAGAAACTCCTTTAGATCCTTCGTGGTGGTTCGATGAAATTATTCAATTCGGTTTCAAGGACAAAATTAACATTGAAAATGGATACGTGAAAGTCCCTGAGAAAGGAGGATTAGGTGTAGAATTAGATCTAGAAAAAATTAAAAATTTTATTGTTTAG
- a CDS encoding MaoC/PaaZ C-terminal domain-containing protein — protein sequence MSSNKSPPLTFDDFEIGMKFISPRITVTDAHIVLFAGLSGDFNPLHVDDMFAKKTIFGSRIAHGLLTVTLLSGHMGMLVAGTAMAFLEMHTKFLKPVRVGDTIYGEAEVVDKKPVEKYNGGVVTIKSRVKNQNDEVVVESESKLLVSRVRIY from the coding sequence ATGTCTTCCAATAAATCTCCGCCTCTAACTTTTGATGATTTCGAAATAGGGATGAAGTTCATTTCCCCCAGAATAACAGTTACAGATGCTCATATAGTACTTTTCGCTGGTTTAAGTGGTGATTTTAACCCGCTACATGTAGATGATATGTTCGCTAAGAAAACAATATTTGGAAGTAGAATTGCCCACGGACTATTAACCGTAACTTTACTTTCTGGGCATATGGGGATGTTAGTAGCGGGGACAGCTATGGCTTTCCTAGAAATGCATACTAAGTTCTTAAAACCTGTTAGAGTTGGTGATACTATTTATGGGGAAGCAGAGGTTGTTGATAAGAAGCCAGTTGAGAAGTATAATGGTGGTGTTGTCACTATAAAATCAAGGGTTAAGAATCAGAACGATGAAGTTGTGGTAGAATCGGAATCTAAACTTTTAGTTTCCAGAGTAAGAATATATTAA
- a CDS encoding MFS transporter encodes MSYFDKLPKGVKIRSFFVSSAGFFLDGYDLSVISFAIYFIEHEMGLSSVETGLVTASSLIGMIFGAILFGWLSDKVGRSRIMGIDLIFFAVFGITSALSQNFIQLFISRLLLGVGIGGDYPVSSTLIAEFSPSISRGRYLTGSVSMYWVGTLVSALITLLTLPLGAYYWRWVFLFGALISIPIILIRIRLIESPRWLVSKGVLKDSNLPKQEDENKGIKGYLDLFKGNVLLVTLFVSLVWFLFDVASYGIGLYYPLILREFAFPSNYEVLYGTMVIGIGAIIGYIIAEFLIDSLGRRVVLLFGLGAMSLLLILGGIVKIFGFILVPYFMTFVALEQWAGAVTLFYPTELFPTSVRSSGQGFATSISRIGAVLGVFYFPIMVKDLGFSTSLIVFGITCVIAFIFSILMAKETKRKTLEETSVGLKRS; translated from the coding sequence ATGAGCTACTTTGACAAATTACCCAAGGGGGTTAAAATAAGATCATTTTTCGTATCCTCTGCAGGATTCTTCTTAGATGGATATGACTTGTCAGTTATATCTTTCGCAATATATTTCATTGAACACGAAATGGGTTTATCTTCAGTTGAAACTGGGTTAGTTACAGCTTCTTCCTTGATTGGAATGATTTTCGGGGCTATATTATTCGGCTGGTTATCTGATAAAGTAGGAAGGAGTAGAATAATGGGAATAGACCTAATTTTCTTCGCAGTATTTGGCATAACCTCAGCCTTATCTCAAAACTTCATTCAGCTCTTCATATCTAGGCTACTATTAGGTGTTGGAATTGGGGGAGACTACCCAGTAAGTAGTACTTTAATAGCTGAATTCTCACCTTCTATCAGTAGGGGGAGATACTTAACCGGTAGCGTTTCAATGTATTGGGTAGGGACATTAGTCTCTGCATTAATTACACTGCTCACATTACCTCTAGGTGCTTATTACTGGAGATGGGTTTTTCTCTTTGGAGCTTTAATTTCAATTCCCATAATCTTAATTAGAATAAGATTAATTGAATCACCAAGATGGCTAGTATCTAAAGGAGTACTTAAGGACAGTAATTTACCTAAACAAGAAGATGAAAATAAGGGAATTAAGGGATACCTTGATCTATTTAAGGGTAATGTATTACTAGTAACTCTTTTCGTATCCCTAGTCTGGTTCCTATTTGATGTAGCCTCATATGGAATAGGTCTGTATTATCCCTTAATACTGAGAGAATTCGCTTTTCCCTCAAACTATGAAGTTCTATATGGAACGATGGTCATAGGGATAGGAGCAATCATTGGCTATATAATAGCGGAGTTTCTAATAGATTCTTTAGGAAGAAGAGTTGTACTTCTATTCGGATTAGGAGCTATGTCCCTCCTACTGATCTTAGGAGGAATAGTAAAAATTTTCGGTTTTATTTTAGTTCCATACTTCATGACATTTGTAGCATTAGAACAGTGGGCTGGAGCAGTCACCTTATTTTATCCGACAGAATTGTTTCCCACTTCTGTTAGGTCTAGTGGGCAAGGTTTTGCTACGTCGATAAGTAGGATTGGGGCTGTGTTAGGAGTATTCTATTTTCCTATAATGGTAAAAGATCTAGGATTTTCAACTTCCCTTATCGTGTTCGGCATTACATGTGTCATAGCCTTTATATTCTCTATATTAATGGCGAAGGAAACTAAAAGAAAAACGTTGGAAGAAACTTCTGTAGGTCTTAAAAGATCTTAA
- a CDS encoding amidohydrolase family protein — protein sequence MGYIDSHVHLWVREIMSDEMIRRVNNMSNNAVDRQLVSIDHIIKEMDEANIEYVVNIVYPSREMWGSNEDIVLRAINFFKKYPDRISIVGGVQPNHLSEKETKYWLEKQYEAGVSGFKIHPPHMWVKPNSYRVEEGGLKQLEIIYEFAQDHNLPIIVHTGTSYFPVARNKYGDPIFADDVSVDFPKLRIILAHSGRPIWVNTAFQLARIRRNIYLDLSSIPPKRILDYIPRLEEIKDKCLYGSDFPDIGVKGLKENLMEFLSISISEEAKEKIAKINPESFFKPLA from the coding sequence ATGGGCTATATAGATTCTCACGTGCATCTTTGGGTAAGAGAGATAATGTCGGATGAAATGATAAGGAGAGTAAATAACATGTCTAATAACGCAGTTGACAGGCAACTAGTTTCCATCGATCACATAATCAAAGAAATGGATGAGGCTAACATAGAATACGTCGTAAACATAGTATATCCTTCAAGAGAAATGTGGGGATCTAATGAGGATATAGTGCTAAGGGCTATTAATTTCTTCAAGAAATACCCTGATAGAATCTCAATTGTGGGAGGGGTTCAACCAAACCACTTATCAGAAAAGGAGACTAAATATTGGCTAGAGAAACAGTACGAGGCAGGAGTTTCAGGTTTCAAGATACATCCTCCTCATATGTGGGTAAAACCAAATAGTTATAGGGTTGAAGAAGGTGGTCTAAAACAATTAGAAATTATATATGAGTTCGCTCAAGACCATAATTTACCTATAATAGTCCATACTGGAACTAGTTATTTTCCAGTTGCCAGAAATAAGTATGGTGACCCCATATTTGCGGACGACGTTTCAGTAGACTTTCCCAAACTGAGAATCATATTAGCTCATAGTGGAAGACCTATATGGGTAAATACGGCATTTCAGTTGGCTAGAATTAGAAGGAATATTTATCTGGATTTGTCAAGTATACCGCCCAAAAGAATCCTAGATTACATACCTAGACTTGAGGAGATAAAGGATAAATGCCTCTATGGTAGTGACTTCCCCGACATAGGTGTTAAGGGTTTAAAGGAAAACCTAATGGAGTTCTTGAGTATTTCTATTTCCGAGGAAGCAAAGGAAAAAATTGCCAAAATAAATCCTGAAAGTTTCTTTAAACCTCTAGCTTAA
- a CDS encoding acyl-CoA dehydrogenase family protein — translation MVEALPWWKEEHKKLAEEVENFVEENRGRAEEALWRNEYPLDLHKKVVEKGWWGIVIPKEYGGMNGDYTSTAILSEYITNLGSVGGVFATTLFGGLYQILRFGNEEQKAKWLPKFAKGAVGAVCITEPYVGSDAAGAETVAVKEGDKYILNGKKRFITNAGMAETYVVYAVTDPSPKARKSYSHLSAFILEKGMKGFHVEKINELQGFDGLLNGYLDLDHVEVPEENRLSEEGQGWWILVSGLNFERLVIGAQQVGLLRELAKYVAFYTRRRVQFNQTTFEYEANQYKLADILISYRITRLLTYYTAYLLDQGIDPVIDANVLKVFSTEAVEKASRDAIQAMGGDGWTKFYPVEGIYRNAKLGTIGGGTSEVLKRFIVRYSLTALADELKAPVRLPHPELKVPITVSEKSINKEKLQGGEEGEMQVLRVLAKDYLVNPGLFMEISDIKRFIECDDKQLNEVLNSLESKGLVKIIRDRDKIRLVKATYDGLRKAYPREYYMYFPRWVKEKMGEYLF, via the coding sequence TTGGTAGAAGCCTTACCGTGGTGGAAAGAAGAACATAAGAAATTAGCTGAAGAGGTAGAAAATTTTGTTGAAGAAAATAGGGGAAGAGCAGAGGAAGCATTATGGAGGAACGAATATCCCTTAGATCTACATAAGAAAGTTGTCGAAAAGGGATGGTGGGGTATTGTAATCCCTAAGGAGTATGGTGGAATGAATGGAGACTACACAAGTACGGCTATCCTTTCAGAGTATATAACCAACTTAGGCTCAGTGGGAGGAGTTTTCGCTACTACGCTCTTCGGGGGGTTATATCAGATTTTAAGGTTTGGAAATGAAGAGCAAAAGGCTAAGTGGTTACCTAAGTTCGCTAAAGGTGCTGTAGGGGCAGTATGTATTACGGAACCTTACGTGGGGAGTGATGCTGCTGGAGCAGAGACTGTAGCAGTCAAAGAGGGTGATAAGTACATATTAAATGGTAAGAAGAGATTTATAACTAACGCTGGTATGGCTGAGACATACGTTGTCTATGCTGTAACAGATCCTAGCCCTAAAGCAAGAAAATCTTACTCCCATCTCTCAGCCTTTATTTTAGAAAAAGGTATGAAAGGTTTTCATGTAGAAAAGATAAATGAACTTCAAGGGTTCGATGGATTATTAAACGGCTACTTAGATTTGGATCATGTTGAAGTCCCTGAGGAAAATAGGCTAAGCGAGGAGGGTCAAGGATGGTGGATCTTAGTTTCTGGGCTTAATTTCGAAAGGTTAGTAATAGGTGCTCAACAAGTTGGTTTATTAAGAGAATTAGCCAAATATGTTGCATTTTATACTAGGAGAAGGGTTCAATTTAATCAAACTACTTTTGAGTATGAAGCTAATCAATATAAGCTAGCGGATATATTAATTTCCTATAGGATAACCAGACTATTAACCTATTATACTGCCTATTTACTCGACCAAGGTATTGATCCAGTAATTGACGCAAATGTGTTAAAAGTATTTTCAACTGAGGCTGTTGAGAAAGCTTCTAGGGATGCTATCCAAGCTATGGGAGGGGATGGATGGACTAAGTTCTATCCAGTGGAAGGAATTTACAGGAACGCTAAGCTAGGAACTATAGGTGGAGGTACTAGTGAGGTTTTAAAGAGGTTTATAGTAAGATATTCTCTTACAGCATTGGCTGACGAGTTAAAGGCTCCGGTAAGACTCCCACATCCTGAGCTTAAAGTGCCAATAACCGTATCGGAAAAGTCTATAAATAAAGAGAAGTTACAAGGTGGAGAGGAAGGAGAAATGCAAGTCTTGAGAGTTTTAGCTAAGGATTACTTAGTTAATCCAGGTTTATTCATGGAGATTAGTGACATCAAGAGGTTTATTGAGTGTGATGATAAACAGTTAAATGAAGTCCTTAACTCCTTAGAGTCTAAGGGACTTGTGAAAATTATAAGGGATAGGGATAAAATTAGATTAGTTAAGGCTACATATGATGGTCTTAGGAAGGCATATCCTAGGGAATACTACATGTACTTCCCAAGGTGGGTTAAGGAAAAAATGGGTGAGTATTTATTTTAA
- a CDS encoding Zn-ribbon domain-containing OB-fold protein gives MRLDEIILTYLDYFNKEKLPYIKCNNCGYVFYYPRAICPKCLSDRLSVMESKGEGEIYSETKFNDGKGEITIVSLIKLDEGFTIYANVIANNPSEVDINKRVKVIFKEVVKNQKFPFFTI, from the coding sequence GTGAGATTAGATGAAATAATCCTAACATATTTAGATTACTTTAACAAAGAGAAATTACCATACATTAAATGCAATAATTGTGGATACGTATTTTACTACCCTAGAGCTATTTGCCCGAAGTGTTTATCAGATAGATTGTCAGTTATGGAGAGTAAGGGTGAAGGAGAAATATATTCGGAAACTAAATTTAATGATGGGAAGGGGGAAATAACCATCGTAAGCTTAATAAAGCTTGATGAAGGTTTCACCATTTACGCAAATGTGATAGCCAATAATCCTAGTGAAGTTGATATTAATAAGAGAGTAAAAGTTATATTTAAAGAGGTGGTAAAAAATCAAAAATTCCCCTTCTTTACAATATAA
- a CDS encoding thiolase family protein gives MLLGFSSEYKKSYEGSSMDLMAKAVKGALDMAKLEPKDIDGVITSWLPWIFDGALAIGFPENYISEYLGIKPRFVDLVQYGGASAIEMFYRAYKAVKSGEADRVLCVIGGKGTIMKKQLREGGINDYLEVEMNNIVRNTPFDELIRVYKDMDPISFYAMVAKRHSKLFGTTDEQRALLAVQQRYNANYNDRALFRGPLTVKDVINSRIVSSPLHLFEITYPIDGFLAFIVGKGTSQLRSLEVLSYGDAIWPEFVAERNIDIVYTPTIESVKKINFNLNKIDAFEIYDAFTIMVLTELEDLGLTEKGKIGKFVEENDLTIKGNIPVNTGGGSLNMGQPAYMSGIIILEEAFLQFNNLAKGHQVGGADYILINGLGGWNTHASTLIIGERK, from the coding sequence ATGTTATTGGGTTTTTCAAGTGAATATAAGAAATCTTACGAGGGATCATCAATGGACTTGATGGCTAAAGCTGTAAAGGGAGCTTTGGATATGGCTAAGTTAGAGCCAAAAGATATTGACGGTGTAATCACAAGCTGGTTACCTTGGATCTTCGATGGTGCCCTCGCAATAGGTTTCCCAGAAAACTATATCAGCGAATATTTAGGGATAAAACCTAGATTTGTTGATTTGGTACAATATGGTGGAGCATCGGCAATAGAAATGTTCTATAGGGCTTATAAAGCCGTAAAAAGCGGTGAAGCTGATAGAGTTTTATGCGTTATAGGTGGAAAGGGCACTATCATGAAAAAGCAACTGAGGGAGGGAGGGATCAACGATTATCTTGAAGTTGAAATGAACAACATAGTGAGAAATACCCCGTTTGATGAGCTCATAAGAGTTTACAAGGACATGGATCCAATATCGTTCTACGCTATGGTAGCTAAAAGACATTCTAAGCTATTTGGTACAACTGATGAGCAAAGAGCGTTATTAGCTGTTCAACAAAGATATAACGCTAATTATAATGATAGAGCCTTATTCAGAGGACCTTTAACAGTAAAGGATGTAATAAATTCAAGAATAGTTTCTTCTCCACTTCATTTATTTGAAATAACTTATCCTATCGATGGATTTCTAGCTTTTATAGTTGGGAAAGGTACATCACAGTTGAGATCCTTAGAAGTATTGTCTTATGGAGATGCAATATGGCCAGAATTCGTAGCTGAAAGGAACATCGACATAGTTTATACTCCAACAATAGAAAGTGTGAAGAAGATAAATTTCAATTTAAATAAGATTGATGCGTTTGAGATTTATGACGCCTTTACAATCATGGTTTTGACGGAGCTTGAAGATCTCGGATTAACGGAAAAAGGTAAAATAGGTAAATTCGTAGAAGAAAATGATCTGACAATAAAGGGTAATATTCCAGTTAATACTGGTGGGGGAAGCCTAAATATGGGACAACCCGCTTACATGAGTGGTATTATAATTCTTGAAGAGGCGTTTTTACAGTTTAACAACCTAGCTAAGGGACACCAAGTAGGTGGAGCAGACTATATCCTAATCAATGGTTTAGGAGGATGGAATACTCACGCAAGTACTTTAATAATAGGTGAGAGAAAGTGA
- a CDS encoding thiolase family protein: MKVINETMVDASIVGFGFYYEKKVEVPAVELFKRSIIEAIKMANMEKDEIDGLVVTAVPGTIDNSHDTGIFLINKVASKVGINKLNYFDYVYTGGSSIVVGTYRAFKAVESGLANNVLVVGGGKGNLLKRIRSSMFESTIKNYVNEGVTYYELTIPTIEFYPTSDYALIANRYMREHNTDDSGRAMIAVKQRENANLNPKAIYRGKLTLKDVLESPMVSYPLRLLEVTNPVDGALAILVSKNASKSSISPIKLMGFGEATLTIPLAERENILDTPVKHSVRRALNSLNLDKIDYYGIYDAYTIMVLLEIEGIGLADNGKGGEFVMGDSFLPTSSYPINTSGGSLNVGQVGFTSGGVVLAEALYQLAGLAENRQVKDARIALVNTLGGVFDHSATIVLGVE; the protein is encoded by the coding sequence ATGAAAGTAATTAATGAAACCATGGTAGATGCTAGTATTGTAGGATTTGGTTTCTATTACGAGAAGAAGGTTGAGGTACCTGCTGTAGAGCTATTCAAGAGGTCAATAATTGAAGCCATTAAAATGGCTAACATGGAAAAAGACGAAATAGATGGATTGGTTGTTACTGCAGTGCCAGGGACAATTGATAATTCACATGATACTGGAATATTCCTAATTAATAAGGTAGCTAGCAAGGTTGGAATAAACAAGCTTAATTACTTCGACTATGTGTATACTGGAGGTTCGTCAATAGTTGTAGGAACTTATAGGGCTTTTAAGGCTGTGGAAAGCGGTCTGGCTAATAACGTATTAGTTGTAGGAGGAGGAAAGGGAAATCTGCTCAAGAGAATACGAAGTTCGATGTTTGAGTCCACTATTAAAAATTACGTCAATGAAGGGGTTACATATTATGAGTTAACAATACCTACTATTGAGTTCTATCCAACGAGCGATTATGCGTTAATAGCTAATAGGTACATGAGGGAACATAATACAGACGATAGTGGTAGGGCAATGATAGCTGTAAAGCAAAGGGAGAACGCTAATCTAAACCCTAAAGCAATATATAGAGGGAAGTTAACATTGAAAGACGTGCTAGAGTCACCTATGGTAAGTTATCCTCTAAGGCTATTAGAAGTTACCAATCCAGTTGACGGGGCTTTAGCTATTTTGGTAAGTAAAAATGCTTCAAAGTCAAGTATATCCCCTATAAAGTTGATGGGATTTGGAGAGGCTACACTAACAATTCCATTAGCTGAAAGAGAAAATATATTAGATACTCCAGTTAAACATAGCGTGAGAAGGGCGTTAAACTCATTAAATTTAGATAAGATAGATTACTACGGAATATATGATGCCTATACTATAATGGTTCTTTTAGAGATAGAAGGGATAGGATTAGCTGATAATGGTAAAGGAGGGGAGTTCGTAATGGGAGATAGCTTCCTACCTACTTCATCTTATCCAATAAATACGAGTGGTGGAAGTCTAAATGTTGGACAAGTGGGATTCACCAGTGGTGGTGTAGTTTTAGCTGAGGCATTATATCAATTAGCTGGATTAGCTGAGAACAGACAAGTTAAGGATGCTAGAATTGCCTTAGTTAATACTTTAGGTGGGGTTTTTGATCATTCAGCAACAATAGTTTTGGGTGTTGAATAA
- a CDS encoding long-chain-fatty-acid--CoA ligase, whose amino-acid sequence MMGKIYDYQLTIDKIIEWSSYAYPDQEIVYAPPKIPKVRLTYSKLNDRAKRMASVIQNDFKIKIGDKDNLGTRIGVMDWNTIRFLELYYAIPMTGAVMHTVNVRLSPEEMAYTINLAEDEIIFTNEDFIPILSSLLPKLPTVKKVVVMSDKNEDIDVKLPNVEVYEYEKLIREGNPNYIPPELNENTIATIVFTSGTTGLPKGAYFRHRDIVLHSIVVNAGVWTGPPLNLTSKDVWLQIPPLFHVHGWGSPYSSLLLGMKSVYPGRYDWNHIIRIIKEEGVTYTAGVPTMLYLIINSPEMANYDLRGFKFIVAGQAIPRGLYEEAKRRGILVCQGMGMTETAPLMGGLTFKPKMENWSEEKKEEYILYRAGRSAPFVFVRVVDPEMNDVPKDGKTIGEIVVRAPWMTRGYYKDPKKTEESWTEDGWFRTGDLAIWDEEGYLAYVDRVKDVIKSGGEWIPSTKLEDLISTHPGVAEVAVIAAKHEKWVERPIAIITPKQEYKGKLTENDIIQHLTGFVNQGVIPKWWIPDKIIIWEEGELPKTSTAKIDKKVLRDRFSNILVQK is encoded by the coding sequence ATGATGGGCAAAATCTACGATTACCAGTTAACCATAGATAAGATTATAGAGTGGAGCTCCTATGCCTATCCAGATCAAGAGATAGTTTATGCCCCACCTAAGATACCAAAAGTGAGATTAACTTACTCTAAACTTAATGATAGAGCCAAGAGAATGGCTAGTGTCATTCAAAATGACTTTAAGATAAAAATTGGAGACAAGGATAATTTAGGTACAAGAATAGGAGTTATGGATTGGAATACCATTAGATTCCTAGAATTATATTACGCAATTCCAATGACTGGTGCTGTAATGCACACTGTTAATGTTAGATTATCACCAGAAGAGATGGCTTATACCATAAATTTAGCTGAAGACGAAATAATATTCACTAATGAAGATTTCATTCCCATACTATCCTCACTTCTGCCTAAACTTCCTACAGTTAAAAAAGTCGTAGTCATGAGTGATAAGAACGAGGATATTGATGTGAAATTACCTAATGTAGAAGTTTACGAATATGAAAAATTGATTAGAGAAGGTAATCCAAATTATATTCCCCCAGAGCTAAATGAAAATACGATAGCTACGATAGTCTTTACGTCTGGAACTACTGGATTACCTAAAGGTGCTTACTTTAGACATCGAGACATAGTCTTACATAGTATAGTAGTGAATGCAGGTGTGTGGACTGGTCCTCCCTTAAATCTTACAAGCAAGGACGTTTGGCTACAAATACCACCATTGTTTCACGTACATGGATGGGGAAGTCCCTATTCATCTTTATTGTTAGGAATGAAGTCCGTATACCCGGGAAGATATGATTGGAACCACATAATAAGGATAATTAAGGAAGAAGGCGTAACATATACTGCTGGAGTTCCAACAATGCTTTATTTAATCATAAATAGCCCAGAGATGGCTAACTATGACTTAAGAGGATTCAAGTTCATTGTAGCAGGTCAAGCAATACCGAGAGGATTGTATGAAGAAGCTAAGAGGAGAGGAATTCTAGTTTGTCAAGGAATGGGTATGACAGAAACTGCCCCACTGATGGGGGGACTAACTTTCAAGCCTAAGATGGAGAATTGGTCAGAAGAGAAGAAGGAAGAATATATATTATATAGAGCTGGAAGATCAGCTCCCTTTGTCTTTGTCAGAGTAGTAGATCCAGAAATGAATGACGTTCCAAAGGATGGAAAAACTATAGGTGAAATAGTTGTTAGAGCCCCATGGATGACTAGAGGCTACTACAAGGATCCTAAGAAAACTGAGGAGAGTTGGACTGAAGACGGATGGTTTCGCACTGGAGATTTAGCCATATGGGATGAGGAAGGGTATTTAGCTTATGTTGATAGAGTTAAGGATGTAATAAAGAGTGGTGGAGAATGGATACCTAGTACTAAGCTTGAGGACTTAATTTCTACTCACCCTGGAGTAGCAGAAGTTGCCGTCATCGCAGCAAAACATGAGAAGTGGGTAGAGAGACCCATAGCAATCATAACTCCTAAACAAGAATATAAGGGAAAGTTAACGGAGAATGATATAATACAACATTTAACTGGATTCGTAAATCAAGGCGTTATTCCCAAATGGTGGATTCCGGACAAGATAATAATATGGGAAGAAGGAGAACTTCCAAAGACCAGCACTGCAAAAATAGATAAAAAAGTCTTGAGGGATAGATTTTCAAACATTCTAGTCCAAAAATAA